AGTCGACGGATAAGATTGCGCCACGTGTTCCTATTTAGTTTTCCTTAGAGTGAAGAACATATATGTTCTAATTTTTGGACGACAGGGAGATCAATATCCCAAAAGTATGATGGAGGGTATCTGCATATCATTTACGATAATTTTGAGAGTATATTTATctgttttcccttttttataTACCCAAGCACTATCCCAGATATGGTCGATACTGACTTCAATTCGACAATGCATTATATCAAGtaattcatcaaatttaaaatttatagtgcACTTGACAAATTCTTTTTCACTTGACATGTTAAAGACGAAAAGACTAAACTgcattttgatatatattacatatatctAGTTTAAAATAACGAAATCAcagtcatataaattgaaacgaaaGAACTAATGATAATATGAAGACATATTTTGGTTTTTAAATTGTGATTAGGTAGTAGGTAAACTATATATTGTAAGTGGCTAAAAGGATCTTTGTCAAGCTACAGTGTAGTACCTTTCGTCAGTACAAAGTCTCGGGATTTCAGCTCATACAAAGAAACAAACGTTGAGTGTTTCTGTAGCTCTCTACTTGTGCAACAGTAGTAGTAAATTACAACCAGGGAGGGTAGGGTAGGGGGTGGGGTGGTCCccaacataatatattttggttttttcatttgatgttcGGAGCTTGTATCGAAGCTTCAAATGAAATCGGACTGTGATGTTCTCAATAAGATTTTATCTATACACAAGTTTAGAATGTGAGACATCTGGTTAAGGACGAAGCAGTCTCATTCATAGTGTGGCTAGTGGTGTGCATTGATCCATTCGGTTTTTGAATACgttaaatcaaaaaaatattttatcgtTTTCAATGTATCGTGTTTTAGTCTTTCGATTTCTGATACAACCATTAAGAAAatgttcataaaataaatatatgacttCTCCAATTTGACACGATAGAAACAATAATAACTCTAAAAGAAAAGAACTATACAAATGTACGTGTGCAATACAAATAAAAGAGTTTGTTTCGTGTAAACTCAAAGTTACTTTGAAATGTATTCAAATTGAAGGctaaaaatcaaaagaaataatcaaatactaatattaatctttaatatttatttaaggataaaataataaattactatTATCTTActatgttatcaatttattaGTTAACCTAATATTAAAAAAACCAAAGCCGAATTGataatctaataatttttttttaattcaatttattgaTCGATTCGATTTTGACCCTCAACTTTAATTTACCAATGGACTTATATTAGTAAAAAGcaatatgataattataagtagtacttttatgttttaaagTGCCATGATGGAAACCACAGGTGTTGTTAGTTCAATTagaatctttttatatatatttatgttaggGTCTATATTATGTTTAGGTTTAATTTAGTGACCATAAGTATGAAAAAAGTTGATAGTATTTGACCTGCCAATAGAGttgcaattttttcaattttttttggctGCTTTTATTCAGACCTAGCTATTAATTTTCACATACATAGTATAGTAATAGACTAGCTGAGGAACTTGATAACTCTTCTCATCTACTTGTTCAAAATCATATGCAGCTTTTGGCTATTTCTGCAAAAATGTTCCCACAGCCACCCTAGTAACTTCAATTTGGTAATTCTTGGGTACATAAAACCACCCTTATTGAAACAAACAGTTTTAAAACACTTACATATATGCATAGAGTTTTGTTTtccatataattaaaaagaaactagGTGTGGTACTcatgtatattttattcttatgtttgtttttttggtgTTCAATAACCTTTTTTGAAACTTAATTCATCTGTGTTCGCGTTGAAAAGTCTCACACTGAACAATAAAATGCTTCTTATAAAAAGGACTTGATCATAACTAGAGGTCGAATCCCAAACCTCATGTTAATGTCTGAGAAGTACTTATCACTTAATCACCACAATCTAAAGACAACTTGATGGCATAAGATTTTCTAAactaatgatatatatataaagttttatAGTACAccataattaagtgtatatgtAATTACCTACTAGTATAACAAGTGGAAATGACCTAATAGTGTGAAAAACGTTTACACTGATAATGTacattgtttaatttatttattttactctaTCATAGTTGCAAGAGTTTCAAAAGTTAACTATTTAAGTACCAAAGGCTGCTTTTGATTGGTTTCATAATAGAGTTGTTCACTACAAGCTATCAACGCTGTCTTAGATTGAACGTTGACTTATCTTATTACCGTTCAATCTCTAATGCACTTGAaaatgtgtatgtatatatatttcacATGTGTGACTAACTACTCGTACAGGTTTGACGGAGTTAAGCTGTATTGAGGGAATCTTTTTGTGTCAATCAATTAAGAATGCCCAATAAAAGACCCTTCtcttctatttatagaaaaatcaTGCCCACACATGaagacaaattttttttgaaataatataatataaataactaattacCCACCGGCCTAGGTAtatcaaaatctaaatattaacTCTATAACACTTTTAAATGTCACTTCTTTTTTATCACATTATCTTCAAGAcaacaaaaaatatcaatttagtGTCAAACAAAATGATCACATACTTTAATAATATGAGATATATGAGTGGTGGGGGAGGGGATGTGGGGCAAAAGACTTATAATAACTATGTATAAAATGACAAGAAATATAATCCCCATGCAAAGTTATGCAATAACTTTGAGTTGAAATGAAACTAATTTGTTGTCCCATGTATAGGAGCAAAATCTAGTTTCATTTAGAACATGTATTTTTGTACCATATAGTTACTCTCCAATCAGACCCCCTAGCTTCAATCCAAACTATAGTACATCTATATGGACTACATTTTTTATAAGTGCAAGATTGCTCAAAAGCTGATttcacttaaaaataaataaacagatCATATTCTCCCTTTTTCTTGACCCCATTTTGTCAGATATATAGTCTCAAATATCTCTCTttataatgtaaaattaaataatgactATAGGTAACTCTTTACATATGTATTTAGATAGGAGTTGTATGAAAGAGTTACCTATTATCATCGATTAATTTTacgaaatattaaaaaatttatatatcgtGCTAGCACTTAGGTAATGAAAGATAAAGTGATAGTCTGCTATATAAATAGTTAAATTACACTGATGATTAAAATTTCTCTACGTTGTCAGCGTACAAAACTTTAATTATAATTCTACATTAAAAAGATTATTAAGACTAGAACAAAAAGAAGGTTAAACATAGAACAAGAAAATAAAGCAAAATATAATGACAGAAAAACTACTAAAATCCATCTTGAAATCGATCCAAATGTTGTTGTTTCCCACTAGAGCTACTTCCATTATTGCCAAGTCCAAGTCCATGCCCTATTGGTGCACCAATGCAAGtgtaattattactattattgttattattattattgttattgttaccATGATCAGGCCCTAGAGCGGATGATCCCATGAAGTTATTGGTAGTACTTGTCGAGTGTGTGTTGGATCCTGACAAGACATGGCCTAGGAAGTAATCATTTGTTTGAGCCGGAtattgatgagaagagaatgaAACCATACGCGGTGGAGAGGCGTACATGTATGATGGTTGATGTGGCGGTTGTGTTGGTGGAGGTGGCAAGAGGGTAGTGGTGGAATTTCCTGAAAATAACCTTGTTGGATAAagtgatggtggtggtggtggcggCCTATAAGAGAGTGTTGGATCACCAATGTTTGTTGATTGGTGGTAACCTCCTCCATGAGGAATTGGAGGACAACTGCAAACATATAATCGAGTTTAAGTTTTATGTATTaacgaaaaaaaaatatttaaacataaaatttgattAAGTTTTGTTAGTAACTTGATATGACTAATAAAGATAGTATATCatcttaaaatatattgatgGCATAAAGAAATAGTAATCAATTcaacaaattaaactaaaaaaaaaacacaataaatatACATTATAAGTATAACTTATGTTACAATTAGTGTATAACggtatataattattatatatcgATTTAAAAAAGTAAGCAGTAAGCTAAAACACGAAACATACCTAAGGTGATGTGGAGGGATTATGTTATCATTATTGAACACCAGTTGACGAGCTCGATTTAGTGTTTCTGTCTCCCTctctatatatttaaaaaaagaacaaaatcaaaaaattaaaataaaaaattcaaatcaaagaatatttatttactcCATTTATTTCCACCCAACCAACTGTTTCTACTACTTTTGTATGAAAACAAGATTGACATGACTACGCTTCTGGAAATAAAATCATTGGCCAATACTGATAATACCTCAAAATTATAACcccaaaataaccaaaaaaaaaaaaattaaaaaagtttaaCTCCTTCACATTACTAATTCAATTTTGCTCAAATTTTTTCTCTAattatttcttgttttgtttattgaaattaaaaaataaattaataaaaggtaaaaaatacttttttggCAAAGAAATAATCTCTCTAACTCCGCCACACCCCATTTTTCAAGACAACAAAtccaacataaatatattttcatagtaatttttttatataagcaaaatattatattaataacgAATATGCATCATTACGTGATAGAGACAGATATTACACTTATAAAACATAGATACCGACCGTTTTAGCTTAACAAAAATCCTTCGAAATTATCACAAATACGATCAACCTAAGTACTTctttaacaaaaaagaaaatgttgtaATGgtcatattataaaatatcaatCATAGCAAAACCTAGAAGAAGGTGACTCGTAactcatttttaaatttaaatatataaaagaaaattatattttcacgGTCCGGTTATAAATAACCGGACCGGGAAAAGACAAGTGACTTGCCTTGACGGTGGCGGTTCATGTGTCCCCCAAGTGCTTGAGATTTGCAAAATTTGAGGGAACAAAACCTACACTCATAAACTTTACCACAATCTTCTTTACCGccgtttttcttttttctatacCCTCCTcctgcaaaaaaataaaaaaaaattaattgataagacaaatcataaaaaaataaaaatctttaattaGTATTAGGGTTTTTGCTATATTAAGGAAGCTAGGAATcaacaagataaaataatttaaaagtgaaattttttttttttgggaaaagacTATGAAATATGAATGTCCAAAGTTACTTTCTTGCtaacaaaagaggagaaatgaaagtgaaaataaataatagtttattaataaattaaacaaaagcTAGAATTAAGTTATAGCTTGcatgatatttttgttttcaaaactTTGTAtaaaaaacttgaatttttttttttaattgtaaaacTAAATTATAGAAGGGTTTTAATTTCTCCTTTGAATAAATGTTTTGCCTCTTGTAGAGATTACTGTGGAGaaagatttcatttttcaagaaaaaaaggcAATTAAGTTGACATAGACTATTAGTAGTTTTTgtttgaacaaaaataaatcttgaaattttcttGATCCTTAATTGTAGGTTGCTAAGGCTCTTATATACCAGTTCGGAGGAGATTCTGATGAACCCCTTCACCGAGAAATCATACTATATATAAGATCATAactacttttttatatatacatgtaaatcaaatattaaaccCTCGTTGAAAATTCTATTTCCGTCACTATCTGTtcaaagaaacaaagaagtttATATATGAAGTAGTAATAGTACTTGTTTAGagaaatatatacatataaatctttaaatttttcatctCTTGATGGCATAAGGGTTTTTGTATGAagaaaaaactcttttttttttttgtcaaaaaaagaaaaagttgaaaTAGTAGTAATTATATGTACCAGAAGATGAAGAACTACCTTCAAGGACTTGTTTACCATCTCTACAAAATTCTTCATGAGGTAAATTGTTGAGGTCAAGTGGATTTCTTTCTGGACTCctacaaaagaaaatttaaaaaaaataagaaacataaaaaaagttaattaaaaaaataaagtatagtGAGGTGAACCCTACATGACTACTAGTAGTAGAAGTGAGTAAAGAAGTTTTggccaaataattaaaaagactTTCAGTTTGAAACTGAAATGTATAGAGGGCTATAGTTTGAGTTTGAGTTTGAGTTTGAGACTTTGAGTGATGATGAAGAAAAAGGCTGAGGGTGTTTTGTGGGGCTTTCTCTCTATATATCTGCCAAATCTCTCTCTAAAATTGAACATACATATGCAGATCTAGGGGCTCTCGTGACTTTTTAAAGAGGAGTATGTATGTGTGAAAAAAGGGACCACTTAA
The window above is part of the Solanum pennellii chromosome 5, SPENNV200 genome. Proteins encoded here:
- the LOC107019896 gene encoding zinc finger protein JAGGED isoform X2, with the protein product MSPERNPLDLNNLPHEEFCRDGKQVLEGGGYRKKKNGGKEDCGKVYECRFCSLKFCKSQALGGHMNRHRQERETETLNRARQLVFNNDNIIPPHHLSCPPIPHGGGYHQSTNIGDPTLSYRPPPPPPSLYPTRLFSGNSTTTLLPPPPTQPPHQPSYMYASPPRMVSFSSHQYPAQTNDYFLGHVLSGSNTHSTSTTNNFMGSSALGPDHGNNNNNNNNNNSNNYTCIGAPIGHGLGLGNNGSSSSGKQQHLDRFQDGF
- the LOC107019896 gene encoding zinc finger protein JAGGED isoform X1, which encodes MSPERNPLDLNNLPHEEFCRDGKQVLEGSSSSSGGGYRKKKNGGKEDCGKVYECRFCSLKFCKSQALGGHMNRHRQERETETLNRARQLVFNNDNIIPPHHLSCPPIPHGGGYHQSTNIGDPTLSYRPPPPPPSLYPTRLFSGNSTTTLLPPPPTQPPHQPSYMYASPPRMVSFSSHQYPAQTNDYFLGHVLSGSNTHSTSTTNNFMGSSALGPDHGNNNNNNNNNNSNNYTCIGAPIGHGLGLGNNGSSSSGKQQHLDRFQDGF